From the Nocardiopsis changdeensis genome, one window contains:
- a CDS encoding molybdopterin-dependent oxidoreductase, with amino-acid sequence MSAPAPPRFAGPLIGLATAATALGAAQPAAALLGVSPPVTVVADAVVDHSPFGLVAWAISVFGAADKAVLVTGVLLVLVAVACAAGGLALRRPAAGYAVLGAVALAGLAAAWLRRTDDPWAAVPVLVAALAGALALALLRRTLPAASPAVPAPAEAAPVDAEPGNAGPGTGSDTAPGGPGRRTVVASAGVIAAGAVAGGAGLWLPSLSGRTGGPGALRLPAAAEPLPALAPGTDLGIPGLSPFFTPNDDFYRIDTALTVPRLDASRWRLRVHGMVDRPFEITMAELLDLPLVEADITLTCVSNQVGGDLVGNARWLGHPLADLLRRAGVHSDADQILATSHDGWTCGTPTEVVMDGRDALLAVGMNGAPLPHEHGFPARTVVPGLYGYVSATKWVTDLKLTRFSDEQAYWADRGWAERGPVKTMSRIDVPGDFTRVPAGDVAVAGVAWAQHTGIDAVEVRLDRGEWSTAELARVPGIDTWVQWVTEVSVEPGMHALEVRATDATGFTQSHVEVETIPDGAEGHHYLRFTAE; translated from the coding sequence ATGTCAGCACCTGCCCCGCCCCGTTTCGCGGGGCCGCTCATCGGCCTGGCGACGGCGGCCACCGCGCTGGGAGCCGCACAGCCCGCCGCCGCACTGCTGGGGGTGTCGCCGCCGGTGACGGTGGTGGCCGACGCGGTGGTGGACCACAGCCCCTTCGGGCTGGTGGCGTGGGCGATCTCGGTGTTCGGCGCGGCCGACAAGGCGGTGCTGGTCACGGGGGTCCTGCTGGTGCTGGTCGCGGTGGCCTGCGCCGCGGGCGGACTCGCCCTGCGCCGACCGGCCGCGGGATACGCGGTCCTGGGCGCGGTCGCACTGGCGGGTCTGGCCGCCGCCTGGCTGCGCCGCACCGACGACCCGTGGGCCGCGGTCCCCGTCCTGGTGGCCGCGCTGGCCGGCGCCCTGGCCCTGGCCCTCCTGCGCCGCACCCTGCCCGCCGCGTCCCCGGCCGTCCCCGCGCCCGCCGAAGCCGCGCCCGTGGACGCGGAGCCCGGGAACGCCGGGCCCGGCACCGGTTCGGACACCGCTCCGGGCGGCCCGGGGAGGCGCACGGTGGTGGCGTCCGCGGGGGTGATCGCCGCGGGAGCGGTGGCGGGCGGGGCCGGACTGTGGCTGCCGTCCCTGTCGGGCCGGACCGGCGGCCCCGGGGCGCTGCGGCTGCCGGCGGCCGCCGAACCGCTCCCGGCGCTCGCGCCCGGCACGGACCTCGGGATCCCCGGCCTGTCCCCCTTCTTCACGCCCAACGACGACTTCTACCGGATCGACACCGCCCTGACCGTCCCCCGCCTGGACGCATCCCGGTGGCGGCTGCGGGTGCACGGGATGGTCGACCGCCCCTTCGAGATCACCATGGCCGAACTCCTCGACCTCCCCCTGGTCGAGGCCGACATCACCCTGACCTGCGTCTCCAACCAGGTGGGCGGCGACCTCGTCGGCAACGCCCGCTGGCTCGGGCACCCCCTGGCCGACCTGCTGCGCCGCGCCGGCGTCCACTCCGACGCCGACCAGATCCTGGCCACCTCCCACGACGGCTGGACCTGCGGAACCCCCACCGAGGTCGTCATGGACGGCCGCGACGCCCTTCTCGCCGTGGGCATGAACGGCGCTCCCCTCCCCCACGAACACGGCTTCCCCGCGCGCACCGTCGTCCCCGGCCTGTACGGCTACGTCAGCGCTACCAAATGGGTCACCGACCTGAAGCTCACCCGCTTCTCCGACGAACAGGCCTACTGGGCCGACCGCGGCTGGGCGGAGCGCGGACCGGTCAAGACCATGTCGCGGATCGACGTCCCCGGCGACTTCACCCGGGTCCCCGCCGGGGACGTGGCCGTCGCCGGGGTGGCCTGGGCCCAGCACACCGGCATCGACGCGGTGGAGGTCCGGCTGGACCGGGGCGAGTGGTCCACCGCCGAACTCGCCAGGGTCCCCGGCATCGACACCTGGGTCCAGTGGGTCACCGAGGTCTCCGTCGAGCCCGGCATGCACGCGCTGGAGGTCCGTGCCACCGACGCCACCGGGTTCACCCAGTCCCACGTCGAGGTGGAGACCATCCCCGACGGCGCCGAGGGCCACCACTACCTGAGGTTCACCGCCGAGTAG
- a CDS encoding anti-sigma factor encodes MNRRLRQDPHTLSGAYALNALPPEETVRFEDHLARCDSCVQEVRGFTETAALLGEAARTRPPEGLRARVMAEVARTRQLAPPPDRLAEPVRRWWTRGSTWVVAACLAVAVALGAVAWEQAQRIRDLQENERLVAAVLSDPGAEYTTAEPMEGVFVAAVYSEAHGSLVFSGHGLEPLEDEDYQLWFTRADGSVYSAGVLPVDEQGVVAPVPAAPRGAGTEGVAVTVEPLGGSEQPTSEPIMAMPIRG; translated from the coding sequence GTGAACCGGAGACTGCGGCAGGACCCGCACACCCTGTCGGGGGCCTACGCCCTGAACGCCCTGCCCCCGGAGGAAACGGTCCGGTTCGAGGACCACCTGGCCCGGTGCGACTCGTGTGTGCAGGAGGTGCGCGGGTTCACCGAGACGGCCGCACTGCTGGGCGAGGCGGCGCGGACCCGGCCCCCGGAGGGGCTGCGCGCCCGGGTGATGGCGGAAGTGGCCCGCACCCGCCAGCTGGCCCCGCCGCCCGACCGGCTGGCCGAGCCCGTCCGCCGGTGGTGGACACGCGGGTCGACATGGGTGGTGGCCGCCTGCCTGGCCGTGGCGGTCGCGCTGGGCGCGGTGGCCTGGGAGCAGGCGCAGCGCATCCGGGACCTCCAGGAGAACGAGCGGCTGGTGGCCGCGGTGCTGTCGGACCCGGGCGCGGAGTACACCACCGCCGAGCCCATGGAGGGCGTCTTCGTCGCGGCGGTGTACTCCGAGGCGCACGGCAGCCTGGTGTTCAGCGGCCACGGCCTGGAGCCGCTGGAGGACGAGGACTACCAGCTGTGGTTCACGCGGGCCGACGGCTCCGTGTACTCGGCCGGGGTGCTGCCGGTGGACGAGCAGGGCGTGGTCGCCCCGGTCCCGGCCGCCCCCCGGGGCGCCGGCACCGAGGGGGTCGCGGTGACCGTCGAACCGCTCGGCGGTTCCGAGCAGCCCACCTCCGAGCCCATCATGGCGATGCCCATCCGGGGCTGA
- a CDS encoding molybdopterin-dependent oxidoreductase produces MPHVTTRTQDTGDRIRRRGRLLPGACVGAVTVAACAAAGELAAALLGTPSPVVAVGDAVVDNTPRALTEWAIALFGTADKVVLLSGIVVTLLGAGVVLGVVALRRPSLGYAGLAVFGAAGVTAVFVGRGGDVRTVIPVLAAVAVGALCLAVLLRAARRTRPAGRDPGDGGAPAGPVEHRPGRRAFVLTSLGIAAGAGAAGALSRLVPGWLGGAGGPESVVLPAAARPLPPLPAATELGVPGLTPFVTPDRDFYRIDTALTVPRPDASRWRLRVHGMVDRPFEITMDELLDLPLVEADITLTCVSNQVGGDLAGNARWLGYPLADLLRRAGVHAGADQILATSHDGWTCGTPTEVVMDGRDALLAVGMNGTPLPHEHGFPVRTVVPGLYGFVSATKWVTDLKLTRFSDERAYWAQRGWAVRAPIRTMSRIDVPAPLARVPSGEVVLAGVAWAQHRGVDAVEVRIDGGPWADAELAGVPGIDTWVQWVAEVSVGPGRHDVEVRATDATGTVQTSERAEPIPSGATGWHRIAFTAT; encoded by the coding sequence ATACCCCATGTGACCACGAGAACGCAGGACACCGGGGACAGGATTCGCAGGAGAGGGCGGCTCCTCCCCGGCGCGTGCGTGGGCGCGGTGACCGTGGCGGCCTGCGCGGCCGCCGGAGAACTGGCCGCCGCGCTCCTGGGAACCCCTTCTCCCGTGGTCGCCGTCGGTGACGCCGTCGTCGACAACACCCCCCGGGCCCTGACCGAGTGGGCGATCGCGCTGTTCGGGACCGCCGACAAGGTCGTGCTGCTCTCGGGCATCGTCGTCACCCTCCTGGGAGCGGGAGTCGTGCTCGGGGTGGTCGCGCTGCGGCGGCCGTCCCTGGGTTACGCGGGCCTGGCGGTGTTCGGCGCTGCGGGCGTCACGGCGGTGTTCGTCGGCCGCGGCGGCGATGTGAGGACCGTGATCCCCGTCCTCGCCGCCGTGGCCGTCGGCGCCCTGTGCCTGGCGGTACTGCTGCGCGCTGCCCGGCGCACGCGACCGGCCGGACGGGACCCCGGTGACGGGGGCGCGCCCGCGGGCCCGGTCGAGCACCGGCCGGGACGCCGCGCGTTCGTGCTGACCTCCCTGGGGATCGCCGCCGGGGCGGGGGCCGCCGGAGCCCTGTCCCGCCTGGTGCCGGGATGGCTCGGCGGCGCCGGAGGGCCGGAGTCCGTGGTCCTGCCCGCCGCGGCGCGACCGCTCCCGCCCCTGCCCGCGGCGACCGAGCTGGGCGTTCCGGGGCTGACCCCGTTCGTCACCCCCGACCGCGACTTCTACCGGATCGACACGGCGCTGACCGTTCCCCGGCCGGACGCCTCCCGGTGGCGGCTGCGGGTGCACGGGATGGTCGACCGTCCCTTCGAGATCACCATGGACGAGCTCCTGGACCTGCCCCTGGTCGAGGCGGACATCACCTTGACCTGCGTCTCCAACCAGGTGGGCGGCGACCTGGCCGGCAACGCCCGCTGGCTGGGGTACCCCCTGGCCGACCTGCTGCGCCGCGCGGGGGTGCACGCCGGTGCCGACCAGATCCTGGCCACCTCCCACGACGGCTGGACCTGCGGAACCCCCACCGAGGTCGTCATGGACGGCCGCGACGCGCTGCTCGCGGTGGGCATGAACGGCACCCCGCTCCCCCACGAACACGGCTTCCCCGTCCGCACGGTCGTCCCGGGCCTGTACGGGTTCGTGAGCGCCACCAAGTGGGTCACCGACCTGAAGCTCACCCGTTTCTCCGACGAACGGGCCTACTGGGCGCAGCGCGGCTGGGCCGTCAGGGCCCCGATCCGCACCATGTCGCGGATCGACGTGCCCGCGCCGCTGGCCCGGGTCCCGTCCGGGGAGGTCGTCCTGGCCGGGGTGGCCTGGGCCCAGCACCGGGGCGTGGACGCCGTCGAGGTGCGCATCGACGGCGGGCCCTGGGCCGACGCCGAACTCGCCGGGGTCCCCGGCATCGACACCTGGGTCCAGTGGGTCGCCGAGGTCTCCGTCGGACCCGGCCGCCACGACGTGGAGGTCCGCGCCACCGACGCCACCGGCACCGTGCAGACCTCCGAACGCGCCGAACCCATACCGAGCGGGGCCACCGGATGGCACCGGATCGCGTTCACCGCGACCTGA
- a CDS encoding fasciclin domain-containing protein has protein sequence MIRKSMLAGAAAVLALGLTACSGMGEEAPAEGAATEESTEQGTDNGGGEMTETAGENFGPGCEAVPADGAGSFEGMAQDPVATAASNNPVLSTLVTAVTEADLVDTLNSAEDITVFAPTNDAFEKIPQEDLDALLADQEQLTEVLTYHVVEGRHAPADLEDGTFTSLQGGDVTTEGAGEDFTVNGDSKVVCGNVQTANATVYIVDTVLMPE, from the coding sequence ATGATCCGCAAGAGCATGCTCGCCGGTGCCGCCGCCGTTCTGGCCCTGGGTCTGACCGCGTGCAGCGGTATGGGCGAGGAGGCCCCCGCCGAGGGCGCCGCCACCGAGGAGAGCACCGAACAGGGCACGGACAACGGCGGCGGGGAGATGACCGAGACCGCGGGCGAGAACTTCGGACCCGGCTGCGAGGCCGTCCCGGCCGACGGCGCGGGCAGCTTCGAGGGCATGGCCCAGGACCCGGTGGCCACCGCGGCCTCCAACAACCCGGTGCTGTCCACGCTGGTCACGGCGGTCACCGAGGCCGACCTGGTGGACACGCTGAACTCGGCGGAGGACATCACCGTGTTCGCGCCCACCAACGACGCCTTCGAGAAGATCCCGCAGGAGGACCTGGACGCGCTGCTCGCCGACCAGGAGCAGCTCACCGAGGTGCTCACCTACCACGTGGTCGAGGGCCGCCACGCGCCCGCCGACCTGGAGGACGGGACGTTCACCTCGCTCCAGGGCGGGGACGTCACCACGGAGGGCGCCGGCGAGGACTTCACCGTCAACGGGGACTCCAAGGTGGTCTGCGGCAACGTCCAGACCGCCAACGCCACCGTGTACATCGTCGACACCGTGCTGATGCCGGAGTAG
- a CDS encoding OmpA family protein, with protein MVRKTPLAAAALMVSGSLLLSGCTVTADISDWWSETFGDASGPPEVREEFPYVREGRIFQDTGQDTEMRFSVTGLERTDEYTVMYYEITYLDDFSGPNRNLSMAHTLVDPLTGRVYRQFLDENGLKYGSESPNQDGLYPVHDGVTNEYVRYFPRIPDEVRQVTFVGSGLGAMTGIPIQDVEEERPDPESPNGPDHLSLDDPPPSGENLTFANRRPDGDAVADEGWVQSFVDSEIASTTRDGDREIISLHSDVMFEFDRSDLTEEAEEVVRRAATSLAANVDPDEPTITIIGHTDGIGDDAYNDRLSVQRAESVRDLLAEEIGPGFTLEVEGRGKKEPIAREGGPDDEQARARNRRVEFSYIFNDTTEATEEEEYDDDGLNTAQRNVTWPAPYDDDPGSVVAEREQDGIRLEVYPLRRDGAYVIGTVALTNTTDAPLIPEMGGSDVVAGGPEQFSKGTLGGFQLFEPESGLVRYVAQMDFGEGRYSSFAEEVHVLQPGNTYNLVAVFPAPATSVEELTLRAGPFGEFEEVPVEY; from the coding sequence ATGGTGCGGAAGACGCCCCTCGCCGCGGCCGCGCTCATGGTCTCGGGCAGCCTTCTGCTCAGCGGCTGCACGGTCACCGCGGATATATCGGACTGGTGGTCCGAGACGTTCGGGGACGCGTCCGGGCCGCCCGAGGTCCGGGAGGAGTTCCCCTACGTCCGGGAGGGCCGCATCTTCCAGGACACCGGGCAGGACACCGAGATGCGCTTCTCCGTCACGGGGCTGGAGCGCACCGACGAGTACACCGTCATGTACTACGAGATCACCTATCTCGACGACTTCTCCGGCCCCAACCGGAACCTCAGCATGGCCCACACCCTCGTCGACCCCCTCACCGGGCGCGTCTACCGGCAGTTCCTCGACGAGAACGGCCTCAAGTACGGCTCCGAGAGCCCCAACCAGGACGGCCTCTACCCCGTCCACGACGGGGTCACCAACGAGTACGTCCGCTACTTCCCGCGCATCCCCGACGAGGTTCGGCAGGTCACCTTCGTCGGCAGCGGCCTGGGCGCCATGACCGGCATCCCCATCCAGGACGTCGAGGAGGAGCGCCCCGACCCGGAGAGCCCCAACGGCCCCGACCACCTCTCCCTCGACGACCCGCCGCCGAGCGGCGAGAACCTCACCTTCGCCAACCGGCGCCCCGACGGGGACGCCGTCGCCGACGAGGGCTGGGTGCAGAGCTTCGTCGACTCCGAGATCGCCTCCACCACCCGCGACGGCGACCGCGAGATCATCTCGCTGCACTCCGACGTCATGTTCGAGTTCGACCGCTCCGACCTGACCGAGGAGGCGGAGGAGGTCGTCCGCCGGGCGGCCACCTCCCTGGCCGCCAACGTCGACCCCGACGAGCCGACCATCACGATCATCGGCCACACCGACGGCATCGGCGACGACGCCTACAACGACCGCCTCTCGGTGCAGCGCGCCGAGAGCGTCCGCGACCTGCTCGCGGAGGAGATCGGCCCGGGCTTCACCCTGGAGGTGGAGGGCCGCGGCAAGAAGGAGCCCATCGCCCGCGAGGGCGGCCCGGACGACGAGCAGGCCCGCGCCCGCAACCGGCGGGTGGAGTTCTCGTACATCTTCAACGACACCACCGAGGCGACGGAGGAAGAGGAGTACGACGACGACGGCCTGAACACCGCCCAGCGCAACGTCACCTGGCCCGCCCCCTACGACGACGACCCGGGTTCGGTGGTGGCCGAGAGGGAGCAGGACGGCATCCGCCTGGAGGTCTACCCGCTGCGGCGCGACGGCGCCTACGTGATCGGCACGGTCGCCCTCACCAACACCACCGACGCGCCGCTGATCCCGGAGATGGGCGGCTCCGACGTGGTGGCCGGCGGCCCGGAGCAGTTCAGCAAGGGCACCCTGGGCGGCTTCCAGCTGTTCGAGCCGGAGAGCGGCCTGGTGCGGTACGTGGCGCAGATGGACTTCGGCGAGGGCCGCTACAGCAGCTTCGCGGAGGAGGTGCACGTCCTCCAGCCGGGCAACACCTACAACCTGGTGGCGGTGTTCCCGGCCCCGGCCACGAGCGTGGAGGAGCTGACCCTGCGCGCCGGGCCGTTCGGGGAGTTCGAGGAGGTCCCGGTCGAGTACTAG
- a CDS encoding AAA family ATPase: MSGIRVILIGGTSHTGKSTTARALAERLGFSHATTDHLARHPGRPWRTPDREVPPHVAEHYGTLPLDELIDSVLAHYERQWPRVEEIVAEHAAGEGPGLVLEGSALWPTRVAGLTAPRTGAVWLTAPDALLRERMYTGSGHAAASAPERHLIDVFLARTLRFQELVRAEVERLHLAELPVDGSRTAGETADAVLSAVSAQESVGRPRTPRP; the protein is encoded by the coding sequence ATGAGCGGCATCCGGGTGATCCTCATCGGCGGCACGTCCCACACCGGCAAGTCCACCACCGCGCGGGCGCTCGCGGAGCGGCTCGGCTTCTCCCACGCCACCACCGACCACCTGGCCCGGCACCCGGGCCGCCCCTGGCGGACGCCCGACCGGGAGGTGCCGCCGCACGTCGCCGAGCACTACGGCACCCTGCCCCTGGACGAGCTGATCGACTCCGTTCTCGCCCACTACGAGCGCCAGTGGCCGCGCGTCGAGGAGATCGTCGCCGAGCACGCCGCCGGCGAGGGCCCCGGCCTGGTGCTGGAGGGGTCGGCGCTGTGGCCGACCCGCGTGGCGGGCCTGACCGCCCCGCGCACGGGCGCCGTGTGGCTCACCGCCCCGGACGCCCTCCTGCGCGAGCGCATGTACACGGGCTCCGGCCACGCCGCCGCCTCCGCACCGGAGCGGCACCTCATCGACGTGTTCCTGGCCCGCACCCTGCGCTTCCAGGAGCTCGTGCGAGCCGAGGTCGAGCGGCTCCACCTCGCCGAACTGCCCGTCGACGGCTCCCGCACCGCCGGGGAGACCGCCGACGCCGTGCTCTCCGCCGTCTCCGCCCAGGAGTCCGTGGGCCGCCCGCGCACACCGCGCCCCTGA
- a CDS encoding serine hydrolase domain-containing protein: MNRIRVHGTVEDGFEPVEEVFAEVVAEQDGLAGSQLTAYAHGRRVVDLWAGDGVDGDTMTGVYSSTKGAATLVVALLVQEGVLGLDEPVARHWPEFAAAGKDTVTLRDVLSHRSGVIGVDGGLSAAELADDAVIARRLAGQRPYWRPGAAYGYGGFVSFAMVGEVIRRVTGRSLQRIYEERIREPYGLDLYLGLPESEEERFRPILWWEADPEREAAFWAGVPGPRSLVGIGYGLDGTPPLDQVGFANTRGVRANGPASAGGVGSARGLAGLYAAAVWGIDGRPPLLEPDTVGEFAQLHSVGADLVRGDQGNYALGFQAKGLRYPFLSANAFGHDGSAGSEAFADPVGGIAFGYTRHRFGFGWSYPEHDRLAAAVHAAVASRGERA, translated from the coding sequence ATGAACAGGATCCGGGTCCACGGAACGGTGGAGGACGGCTTCGAACCGGTGGAGGAGGTGTTCGCAGAGGTCGTGGCCGAGCAGGACGGCCTGGCGGGCTCGCAGCTCACCGCCTACGCGCACGGCCGGCGGGTGGTGGACCTGTGGGCCGGGGACGGGGTGGACGGCGACACGATGACCGGTGTCTACTCCTCGACCAAGGGTGCCGCGACGCTGGTGGTGGCACTGCTGGTGCAGGAGGGCGTCCTCGGCCTGGACGAGCCGGTGGCCCGGCACTGGCCGGAGTTCGCCGCCGCCGGCAAGGACACGGTCACGCTGCGGGACGTCCTGTCCCACCGCTCCGGCGTCATCGGCGTCGACGGCGGCCTGTCGGCGGCCGAGCTGGCCGACGACGCGGTGATCGCGCGCCGCCTGGCCGGGCAGCGGCCGTACTGGCGTCCCGGGGCGGCCTACGGCTACGGGGGCTTCGTCTCGTTCGCCATGGTGGGCGAGGTGATCCGGCGGGTGACCGGCCGGTCGCTGCAACGGATCTACGAGGAGCGCATCCGGGAACCGTACGGACTGGACCTCTACCTGGGGCTGCCCGAGTCCGAGGAGGAGCGGTTCCGGCCGATCCTGTGGTGGGAGGCCGACCCGGAGCGGGAGGCCGCCTTCTGGGCGGGCGTCCCGGGCCCCCGGAGCCTCGTCGGCATCGGCTACGGGCTCGACGGCACGCCCCCGCTGGACCAGGTGGGCTTCGCCAACACGCGTGGCGTCCGCGCGAACGGCCCGGCCTCGGCCGGGGGAGTGGGCAGTGCGCGCGGCCTGGCCGGCCTGTACGCGGCGGCCGTCTGGGGCATCGACGGGCGGCCCCCGCTGCTGGAGCCGGACACCGTCGGCGAGTTCGCCCAGCTGCACTCCGTCGGCGCGGACCTGGTCCGCGGCGATCAGGGGAACTACGCGCTCGGCTTCCAGGCCAAGGGGCTGCGGTACCCGTTCCTGAGCGCGAACGCCTTCGGCCATGACGGCTCGGCCGGCTCGGAGGCCTTCGCCGATCCGGTCGGCGGCATCGCCTTCGGCTATACCCGGCACCGTTTCGGCTTCGGCTGGTCCTATCCCGAACACGACCGACTCGCCGCCGCGGTGCACGCCGCCGTCGCCTCCCGGGGAGAACGCGCATGA
- a CDS encoding sigma-70 family RNA polymerase sigma factor: MDHDAAHPQGPRAVEPEAVPGPEHTLADLLGRVARGDEAAFGEVYDRVAPSVYGLVRRVLRDPAQSEEVAQEVMVEVWRTACRYDPRRGTPRAWLMTLAHRRAVDRVRSEQVGAAREARAAAAEADRPYDEVAEEVTDRLERERVRRCLDTLTELQRQSVRLAYYGGYTYREVARLLSTPLGTIKTRMRDGLIRLRDCLGVEW; the protein is encoded by the coding sequence ATGGATCACGACGCGGCGCACCCGCAGGGCCCCCGGGCCGTGGAACCGGAAGCGGTGCCCGGGCCCGAACACACCCTCGCCGACCTCCTGGGGCGGGTGGCGCGCGGCGACGAGGCCGCGTTCGGGGAGGTGTACGACCGGGTCGCCCCGTCGGTGTACGGACTGGTGCGGCGGGTGCTGCGCGACCCGGCCCAGTCCGAGGAGGTGGCCCAGGAGGTCATGGTGGAGGTGTGGCGCACCGCCTGCCGCTACGACCCCCGGCGCGGGACCCCGCGGGCGTGGCTGATGACCCTCGCCCACCGGCGCGCGGTGGACCGGGTGCGCTCGGAGCAGGTCGGCGCGGCCCGGGAGGCGCGGGCGGCCGCCGCCGAGGCGGACCGCCCCTACGACGAGGTCGCCGAGGAGGTCACCGACCGCCTGGAGCGCGAACGCGTGCGGCGCTGCCTGGACACGCTCACCGAACTCCAGAGGCAGTCGGTACGGCTGGCCTACTACGGCGGCTACACCTACCGTGAAGTGGCGAGGCTCCTGTCCACTCCGCTGGGCACGATCAAGACGCGGATGCGCGACGGCCTGATCCGGTTGCGCGACTGCCTGGGGGTGGAGTGGTGA
- the sigJ gene encoding RNA polymerase sigma factor SigJ — translation MTSHDFLAERFEGHRPHLRAVAYRMLGSLAEAEDAVQEAWLRLARSDSDDIDNLGGWLTTVVGRVCLDVLRARKARREESLEERLPDPVVGREERTDPEQQVLLADSVGLALLVVLESLSPAERLAFVLHDMFGLPFEQIGPIVDRTPATAKKLASRARQRVRGAAPSPDPDPVEQRKVVDAFLAAARGGDFEALVSVLDPDVVLRADGGALTNGLKVVRGVEAVAGRLSTFQRMATGTDTRPALVNGLAGLVNTVDGRPFSVMSFTVSGGRIAAIDILSDPDRLARLDLADH, via the coding sequence ATGACATCCCATGACTTCCTGGCCGAACGGTTCGAGGGCCACCGCCCCCACCTGAGGGCGGTCGCCTACCGCATGCTCGGCTCACTGGCCGAGGCCGAGGACGCGGTCCAGGAGGCATGGCTGCGCCTGGCGCGCTCGGACTCCGACGACATCGACAACCTCGGCGGCTGGCTGACCACCGTGGTCGGCCGGGTCTGCCTGGACGTGCTGCGCGCCCGCAAGGCGCGGCGCGAGGAGTCACTGGAGGAGCGCCTGCCGGATCCGGTGGTCGGCCGGGAGGAGCGCACCGATCCGGAGCAGCAGGTGCTGCTGGCCGACTCGGTGGGGCTGGCGCTGCTGGTGGTGCTGGAGTCGCTCTCCCCGGCCGAACGCCTGGCCTTCGTGCTGCACGACATGTTCGGCCTGCCGTTCGAGCAGATCGGGCCCATCGTCGACCGCACCCCCGCCACGGCCAAGAAACTCGCCAGCCGGGCCCGTCAGCGGGTCCGCGGCGCGGCCCCGAGCCCGGACCCGGACCCGGTCGAGCAGCGGAAGGTGGTGGACGCCTTCCTGGCCGCCGCGCGCGGCGGCGACTTCGAGGCACTGGTGTCCGTCCTGGACCCCGACGTGGTGCTGCGCGCCGACGGCGGCGCGCTCACGAACGGCCTGAAGGTCGTCCGCGGCGTCGAGGCCGTGGCCGGGCGGCTCTCCACCTTCCAGCGCATGGCCACCGGCACCGACACCCGTCCGGCGCTCGTCAACGGCCTGGCCGGCCTGGTCAACACCGTCGACGGCCGACCGTTCTCCGTCATGAGCTTCACCGTCTCCGGGGGCAGGATCGCCGCGATCGACATCCTGTCCGACCCCGACCGGCTGGCCCGGCTCGACCTGGCCGACCACTGA
- a CDS encoding general stress protein, whose product MFSPDPRTLPTPPTGWSIGSYTAYTEAQRAVDHLAANGFPVEDLTIVGTGPRVVERVTGRLTWGRVLGSAALSGVWFGLLIGVVLGMFTPGGLLGSILAGLLAGVGASTAFAAMGYASLGGKRTFASRTEIVAEQYEVLSEPRSAERGRDLLARLALTSPTY is encoded by the coding sequence ATGTTCTCCCCTGACCCTCGGACCCTGCCCACCCCGCCCACGGGGTGGTCGATCGGGTCCTACACCGCCTACACCGAGGCGCAGCGCGCCGTCGACCACCTGGCCGCCAACGGCTTCCCGGTCGAGGACCTCACCATCGTCGGCACCGGGCCCCGCGTGGTGGAGCGGGTCACCGGCCGGCTGACCTGGGGCCGGGTGCTGGGTTCGGCGGCCCTGTCGGGCGTGTGGTTCGGTCTGCTCATCGGTGTCGTGCTGGGGATGTTCACCCCGGGCGGCCTCCTCGGGTCGATCCTCGCGGGGCTGCTCGCGGGCGTGGGCGCCAGCACCGCGTTCGCGGCGATGGGCTACGCCTCCCTGGGCGGGAAGCGGACGTTCGCGTCGCGGACGGAGATCGTCGCCGAGCAGTACGAGGTGCTGTCCGAGCCACGCAGCGCCGAACGCGGCCGCGACCTGCTCGCCCGCCTCGCCCTCACCTCGCCCACCTACTGA